In Gemmatimonadaceae bacterium, a single genomic region encodes these proteins:
- a CDS encoding ABC transporter permease has protein sequence MSDEHAPHAHRAATWRRYLRFWGPRAEADVDDELRFHIEMRVRDYMERGMSEAQARAATVKRLGDLSNDRAECLTITTRRQRRMTRAQLVDALGQDVSFAVRTLGRQKGWTAVAILTLALGIGANTAVFSVVSSLLLHPLPYPHADRVAFLYQEPTQGNTTGMMVTVTARASVIRAWRESSRALEDIEPYTSASMTLVPPRGDAVSVTTASILPSFLRFAGEHPLFGRAFTESDLPNGHVAMVSEGMWRSRYGGESTIIGQTLTLDGSMYTIIGVMPSRVRLPRAFSAIEVWLPLDLHNEHVGYSTMARLRPGMTYAVAERDLDSISTRIDAAEKSKMQFHSKLIPPRQMVGFGESLLLLSGAVALVLLIACANVAHLFLARAASRQRELAIRAALGAGRGRLVRQLFTESFVLAAAGCVGGMLVGWLGLEALVALRPGTLTELDGARIDLTTLVVTIGVSALTGLLFGIVGAMQSARHSTHESLKAGALSTSHSRRQSRLRGLLVVSEIALSTALLVGASLLVRSVVRLQMMDAGFDARGMYGITIILPEKAYATPAARRAFYAELTVRARSIGGVESAMMAEEAPASEGFLIGALQIDGEPAPPLGTTAFVDYNGVQPNYFRAMGIRLIEGTTFSDTSDKSNQVMVNAGFVKKYFAGRSALGHRVRVVFNGSGDWMTIVGVVGNAFTSGLTLDASDPLLYVPFQGRYHPAILVRAKPGTNPIASVRKLIPAIDRHLPLPNVTNVEEAMQQSIATPRFTMMLLAAFTILALVLAAVGLYGVLAYAVAQRTREIGIRIALGATRRTIGRAILTQGAFLAIMGIAVGLGGAFWATKFIDKMLYGVPRSDPYSFAAGALLLFATAMLACLVPMRRAVSVDPLIAMRTE, from the coding sequence GTGAGCGACGAGCACGCCCCGCACGCACACCGCGCGGCGACGTGGCGCCGGTATCTCCGTTTCTGGGGGCCGCGCGCTGAAGCGGACGTCGACGACGAGCTGCGCTTTCACATCGAGATGCGAGTCCGCGACTACATGGAGCGGGGGATGTCTGAGGCGCAGGCGCGCGCGGCGACCGTGAAACGCCTCGGCGATCTCTCGAACGATCGTGCCGAGTGCCTGACGATCACCACAAGGAGGCAACGCCGCATGACCCGCGCCCAGCTCGTCGATGCCCTTGGACAGGACGTGAGCTTCGCCGTCCGCACGCTCGGCCGACAGAAAGGCTGGACGGCGGTGGCGATCCTGACACTGGCGTTAGGCATCGGCGCGAATACCGCGGTATTCAGCGTCGTCAGTAGCTTGCTGCTCCATCCGCTGCCGTACCCACACGCCGATCGCGTCGCGTTCTTGTATCAGGAGCCCACACAGGGCAACACGACTGGTATGATGGTGACGGTCACGGCGCGTGCCTCCGTGATCCGCGCCTGGCGTGAGTCGTCGCGTGCACTCGAGGATATCGAGCCGTATACGTCCGCATCGATGACGCTCGTGCCGCCGCGCGGTGACGCGGTGTCGGTGACGACCGCGTCGATCTTGCCGAGTTTCCTGCGTTTCGCCGGTGAACATCCATTGTTCGGCCGTGCCTTCACCGAAAGCGATCTGCCGAACGGGCACGTGGCAATGGTGAGCGAGGGAATGTGGCGGTCGCGATACGGCGGAGAGTCCACGATCATTGGCCAGACGCTCACGCTCGACGGCTCGATGTACACGATCATCGGCGTGATGCCCTCTCGCGTGCGTCTGCCCCGGGCGTTCTCCGCGATCGAGGTCTGGCTACCGCTCGACCTGCATAACGAGCACGTCGGCTACTCAACCATGGCACGCCTGCGCCCAGGGATGACGTACGCCGTCGCGGAGCGTGATCTGGACTCGATCTCGACGCGCATCGATGCCGCCGAGAAGTCGAAGATGCAGTTCCACAGCAAGTTGATACCGCCGCGGCAGATGGTGGGCTTCGGCGAGTCTCTGCTCCTGCTCAGCGGCGCGGTCGCCCTCGTGCTGCTCATTGCGTGCGCCAACGTCGCGCACCTGTTCCTGGCGCGCGCGGCGTCGCGTCAACGCGAGCTCGCGATTCGAGCCGCGTTAGGCGCGGGCAGAGGCCGGCTGGTGCGGCAGCTCTTCACGGAGAGCTTCGTCCTCGCTGCGGCAGGCTGCGTTGGTGGAATGCTCGTCGGATGGCTGGGCCTCGAGGCGCTCGTCGCGTTGCGACCAGGAACGCTTACCGAGCTCGATGGCGCTCGCATCGATCTCACGACGCTAGTGGTGACGATCGGCGTCTCGGCACTTACCGGACTCCTGTTCGGAATCGTTGGGGCGATGCAATCGGCGCGTCACTCGACGCACGAGTCACTTAAGGCGGGCGCGCTCAGCACTTCGCATTCCCGGCGGCAGAGCCGGCTTCGCGGCCTCCTCGTTGTGAGCGAGATCGCGCTGTCGACGGCGCTGCTTGTCGGCGCGTCTCTCCTCGTGCGCAGCGTCGTTCGTCTCCAGATGATGGATGCGGGATTCGATGCGCGCGGAATGTACGGAATCACGATCATCTTGCCGGAGAAGGCGTATGCGACGCCCGCGGCGCGGCGAGCGTTCTACGCGGAGCTCACGGTGCGAGCGCGGAGCATCGGCGGCGTCGAGAGCGCGATGATGGCGGAGGAAGCACCGGCCTCCGAGGGCTTTCTCATCGGCGCGCTTCAAATCGACGGAGAGCCGGCGCCGCCATTGGGGACGACGGCGTTCGTGGACTACAACGGCGTGCAGCCGAATTACTTCCGCGCGATGGGCATTCGCCTCATCGAAGGAACGACCTTTTCGGACACGTCCGACAAATCCAATCAGGTGATGGTCAACGCGGGGTTCGTGAAGAAGTACTTCGCCGGCAGGAGCGCGCTCGGCCACCGCGTCCGTGTGGTTTTCAACGGGAGCGGCGACTGGATGACCATCGTCGGCGTCGTCGGCAATGCGTTTACGAGCGGGTTGACGCTGGATGCGAGCGATCCGCTACTCTATGTGCCGTTCCAGGGGCGATATCACCCCGCCATCCTCGTGCGCGCGAAACCGGGCACGAACCCGATCGCCAGCGTGCGCAAGCTCATCCCGGCGATCGATCGCCATCTGCCTCTGCCTAACGTCACTAACGTCGAGGAGGCGATGCAGCAGAGCATCGCCACGCCACGGTTTACGATGATGTTGCTCGCGGCGTTCACGATCCTCGCCCTCGTGCTCGCTGCCGTGGGACTCTATGGCGTCCTGGCGTACGCCGTGGCGCAGCGAACACGGGAGATTGGTATTCGCATCGCGTTAGGCGCCACGCGGCGCACAATTGGCCGAGCAATCCTGACGCAGGGCGCGTTTCTCGCCATCATGGGCATCGCGGTGGGCCTCGGCGGCGCATTCTGGGCGACGAAGTTCATCGACAAGATGCTCTACGGCGTGCCGCGGAGCGATCCATACTCCTTCGCGGCGGGCGCGCTGTTGCTTTTCGCGACAGCGATGCTGGCGTGCCTCGTCCCGATGCGGAGAGCCGTGTCGGTGGATCCGTTGATTGCGATGCGCACGGAGTGA
- a CDS encoding CocE/NonD family hydrolase: MPPRLRFLVLVAAIAAVAPRVSAQGRGQPNPQLVQQRWDKEKELESLAVIDRKVMVPMRDGLRMAADVYRPKNATGEVPIVFVRTPYNFNYWDVRNGAPRDMTAELDAVKRGYAYVEMNERGHFFSEGNYDILGPPLTDGYDAIKWMSSQPWANGKVGLIGCSSTAEWQMAVAAQAPPGLSAIIPQGFGAGVGRVAPYYEQGNWYRGGAVQMLFIAWLSGEQNQVRPMFPPGTSQADLVRESKYFDLAQQAPPVDWSQALRHLPEKDIVRAVDGPPGIFADSMPGIATGGAMIERTPNDSAWYRGGLFHDDMHINVPGLWFMSWYDVSVGPNLATYNHVRKTARPDVANQQYAVIAPTLHCSYKRATENTVVGERSVGDARLDYDALTWGWFDMFLKGENNHLLDTLPRVRYYTMGLNKWQSSDTWPPRGAQTLTYYLSSGGKANTLDGDGGLTTTPPASDKPDGFAYDPMNPVPSYGGNVCCTGNAVTGGAFDQRKMEARPDILVYSSEPLKEGTEVSGPIEVTLYVSSDRKDTDFTVKVLDVYPDGRAYNLDETIQRVRYREGYDKQVWMQQGKTYKVTLGPMTTSNYFDTGHRIRIEVTSSNFPRFDRNMNTGGKNYDETQGLVAHNSVHHSKQYPSTVKLTVVRKATAADR, from the coding sequence ATGCCCCCACGACTTCGTTTTCTCGTGCTGGTCGCGGCAATCGCCGCGGTCGCGCCGCGCGTGTCCGCGCAGGGTCGCGGACAACCCAATCCTCAGCTGGTGCAACAGCGCTGGGACAAGGAGAAGGAGCTCGAGTCACTGGCCGTCATCGATCGTAAAGTGATGGTGCCGATGCGCGACGGATTGCGCATGGCGGCCGACGTCTATCGGCCGAAGAATGCGACTGGCGAGGTCCCGATCGTCTTCGTGCGCACGCCGTACAACTTCAACTACTGGGACGTGCGCAACGGCGCACCGCGTGACATGACGGCGGAGCTCGACGCAGTGAAACGCGGTTACGCGTATGTCGAGATGAACGAGCGCGGCCACTTCTTCTCCGAGGGCAATTACGACATCCTCGGGCCGCCGCTCACCGATGGCTACGACGCGATCAAATGGATGTCGTCGCAACCATGGGCGAATGGAAAGGTCGGTCTGATCGGTTGCTCGTCGACGGCGGAGTGGCAGATGGCGGTCGCCGCACAAGCGCCGCCGGGCTTGAGCGCAATCATTCCGCAGGGCTTCGGCGCCGGTGTCGGACGTGTAGCGCCGTACTATGAGCAAGGGAACTGGTATCGAGGTGGGGCGGTGCAGATGCTGTTCATCGCGTGGCTCAGCGGCGAACAGAATCAGGTGCGGCCGATGTTCCCGCCGGGGACATCCCAGGCCGATCTGGTTCGCGAATCCAAGTACTTCGATCTCGCTCAGCAAGCGCCGCCTGTGGACTGGTCGCAGGCGTTACGACATTTGCCGGAGAAGGACATCGTCAGGGCGGTCGACGGACCGCCCGGCATCTTTGCGGACAGCATGCCCGGCATCGCGACCGGCGGCGCGATGATCGAGCGCACGCCTAACGATTCAGCGTGGTATCGCGGCGGCCTGTTCCACGACGACATGCACATCAACGTGCCCGGCCTCTGGTTCATGTCATGGTACGACGTGTCGGTGGGGCCGAACCTCGCCACGTACAACCACGTGCGGAAAACGGCGCGGCCCGATGTTGCGAACCAGCAGTACGCCGTCATCGCGCCGACGCTCCACTGCTCGTACAAGCGAGCGACGGAGAATACCGTCGTCGGCGAGCGCAGCGTCGGCGACGCGCGACTCGACTACGACGCGCTCACCTGGGGCTGGTTCGACATGTTCCTCAAGGGTGAGAACAATCACCTGCTCGACACGCTGCCCAGGGTCCGCTACTACACGATGGGCCTGAACAAGTGGCAGTCGTCGGACACGTGGCCGCCGCGCGGCGCGCAGACCCTCACCTATTATCTGTCGAGCGGCGGCAAGGCGAATACCCTCGACGGCGACGGCGGCCTGACGACCACGCCGCCCGCGTCGGACAAGCCGGATGGCTTCGCGTATGATCCGATGAACCCCGTGCCGTCGTATGGCGGCAACGTGTGCTGCACCGGGAACGCCGTGACCGGCGGCGCATTCGATCAGCGCAAAATGGAGGCGCGGCCGGATATTCTCGTTTACTCATCGGAACCCCTCAAGGAGGGCACGGAGGTGAGCGGTCCGATCGAGGTGACCCTGTACGTATCGTCGGATCGCAAGGATACGGACTTCACCGTGAAGGTGCTCGACGTCTATCCTGATGGGCGCGCGTACAATCTCGACGAGACGATCCAGCGTGTGCGCTATCGCGAGGGCTACGACAAGCAGGTGTGGATGCAGCAGGGCAAGACGTACAAGGTCACGTTAGGCCCGATGACGACGAGCAATTACTTCGACACCGGACATCGCATTCGCATCGAGGTCACGAGCAGCAACTTCCCGCGCTTCGACCGGAACATGAACACGGGCGGGAAGAACTACGACGAAACGCAGGGGCTCGTGGCACACAACAGCGTTCACCACTCGAAGCAGTATCCGAGCACGGTGAAGCTCACGGTCGTGCGAAAGGCGACGGCGGCTGATCGGTAG
- a CDS encoding PadR family transcriptional regulator, whose product MDSSVDFLKGTLDLMVLKTLSWGPTHGYGIARWIEQCTSDVLQVEEGSLYPALHKLEEKGLIAAEWGISEHNRRAKFYRLTVLGKKQLAASHDTWARFSDAVFKVLRTAPAGR is encoded by the coding sequence ATGGATTCCTCCGTCGATTTCCTGAAAGGCACGCTCGACCTCATGGTCCTCAAGACCTTGTCCTGGGGACCGACGCACGGATACGGCATCGCCCGCTGGATCGAGCAGTGCACGAGCGACGTCTTGCAGGTGGAAGAAGGGTCGCTTTACCCGGCGCTCCACAAGCTCGAGGAGAAGGGACTGATCGCCGCGGAGTGGGGAATCAGCGAGCATAACCGTCGGGCCAAGTTCTATCGCCTAACGGTGCTCGGTAAGAAGCAGCTCGCGGCGTCGCATGACACCTGGGCGCGATTCTCGGACGCCGTCTTCAAGGTGCTCCGCACGGCGCCGGCGGGCCGGTGA
- a CDS encoding SET domain-containing protein-lysine N-methyltransferase, whose protein sequence is MFAIRQLKRKGRGIVATQAIAAGAAIVTCPVIVYDDEDAGRISKTRLGDYNFRFGERQDRACIVLGVISLCNHAESPNAEVVCHEAELTVTLVALRSIAVGEEICIRYRRPLWFTPAA, encoded by the coding sequence GTGTTCGCCATTCGCCAACTCAAGCGCAAGGGACGCGGCATCGTGGCGACGCAAGCGATCGCCGCGGGCGCAGCGATTGTCACTTGCCCCGTCATCGTGTACGATGACGAGGACGCGGGGCGCATCTCGAAGACCCGACTCGGCGATTACAATTTTCGCTTCGGTGAGCGACAGGACCGCGCGTGCATCGTGCTCGGCGTCATCTCGTTGTGCAACCACGCCGAAAGCCCAAACGCCGAAGTCGTCTGCCATGAGGCGGAGCTGACGGTGACCCTCGTTGCGCTCCGCTCGATCGCGGTGGGTGAGGAGATCTGCATTCGGTATCGTCGCCCGCTCTGGTTCACGCCGGCGGCGTGA
- a CDS encoding alkaline phosphatase family protein, translating to MIAILLPLALLQATPQPPEPRRQIPDPGVIASLQKVTPAGVQSVFNGRVTGVRFAPNSGELWVAVVGSAYHLAWADNRVLGRGAFNGPTGVQAVTIDPVKGRALVTSIGHLPITATEAQMPGTLPRLESRPGVQLSFFDDTARGAKISPRFTTGALGEYIVGAPAIASRPNATGHRVAVVPLTVEDRLTIVDADNGASLAAVPLGVAPIASALSADGSVAYVTNLGGDKPRSGERTATQCCHPRGEPVRIDARGIAERGSVMRVDVLAHKVTESIKVGRHPTALVWDTLRNRLYVADGNDDDVSVIDVPSNRVISKYETPFRERQIGAAPTALALTPDGRQLFVAFGGLNAVAVYDISAGVAQARFAGLIPTAWYPSSLDVSRDGRYLAIGALFGVGSGEGRTGGSPGKKGRYVFAERGSVNVVEIPTATQLAAYTAAVIANDHVSLSGGRPRDSTRLAATPRAVPELPGDSSLIKHVVYVIKENRTYDQILGDLGRGDSDSSLVIYGRDVTPNQHALAEQFVVLDRMFASGGNSADGHNWLTQANETEYAMWPLYLGRSYPSEGTDPLVYSSGGFLWESAQSKGKTVSVFGEYAPSASDSIPAVRSSLMAEYQANQQRGSGYFRDLLRKRYDTHSDIPSLDKILVREYPGWTQEVPDVVKAEVILDHLREWESERTMPDLVMVILPSDHTVGTSPGWCVPRACVADNDLALGKIVDGLTHSSFWKDMAILVIEDDAQNGVDHVDGHRTTAFAISPYVRRGSVDHTFYNQPSMVKTIELMLGLPALSLFDLVATDMRASFIRPGEQPNYAPFTAVPASQALDQVNARVSGIRGADAAARRGAALASLRMRFDGPDEAPSDALNRILWHDARGWNAPYPAVRQSLFFPMSRDIADDDREESRGQTVKRDR from the coding sequence ATGATCGCGATTCTTCTTCCTCTCGCGTTACTCCAGGCGACCCCGCAGCCGCCGGAACCTCGGCGCCAGATTCCCGACCCTGGCGTGATTGCCAGTTTGCAGAAGGTCACGCCCGCCGGTGTGCAATCCGTCTTCAACGGCCGCGTCACCGGCGTGCGCTTCGCGCCGAACTCGGGCGAGCTCTGGGTGGCCGTCGTTGGCTCGGCGTATCACCTCGCGTGGGCGGACAATCGCGTGCTGGGCCGGGGCGCATTCAACGGCCCGACCGGTGTTCAAGCCGTGACAATCGATCCGGTGAAAGGACGCGCCCTCGTGACGAGCATCGGCCACTTGCCGATCACGGCTACTGAAGCGCAGATGCCGGGTACGCTCCCGCGCCTCGAATCACGCCCGGGCGTGCAGCTGAGCTTCTTCGACGACACCGCGCGCGGCGCGAAGATCTCTCCGCGCTTCACGACAGGCGCTCTCGGAGAATACATCGTCGGCGCCCCCGCGATCGCGAGCAGGCCCAACGCGACCGGGCATCGCGTCGCCGTCGTCCCGCTCACGGTCGAAGATCGCCTAACGATTGTAGATGCCGATAACGGCGCCTCACTCGCCGCGGTTCCCCTCGGCGTCGCTCCGATTGCCTCTGCGCTCTCCGCTGACGGGTCGGTCGCGTACGTGACGAATCTCGGCGGCGACAAGCCGCGGTCTGGTGAGCGCACGGCAACGCAGTGCTGTCATCCGCGCGGGGAACCAGTACGCATCGACGCGCGCGGGATCGCGGAGCGCGGAAGCGTCATGCGCGTCGACGTGCTCGCTCACAAGGTCACGGAGTCGATCAAGGTCGGCCGGCATCCGACCGCTCTGGTCTGGGACACGCTGCGCAACCGACTCTACGTCGCCGATGGAAACGACGACGACGTGAGCGTCATCGATGTTCCGAGCAATCGCGTCATCAGCAAGTACGAGACCCCTTTCCGAGAGCGTCAGATCGGGGCGGCGCCGACTGCACTCGCGCTCACGCCCGACGGCCGCCAACTCTTCGTCGCGTTCGGCGGCCTGAATGCCGTCGCCGTGTACGACATCTCGGCCGGCGTTGCACAGGCGCGTTTTGCCGGCCTGATACCCACCGCGTGGTATCCGTCGAGTCTGGATGTCAGCCGCGACGGCCGCTACCTGGCGATCGGAGCGCTCTTCGGCGTTGGCTCCGGGGAGGGTCGGACCGGCGGCTCACCCGGCAAGAAAGGGAGATATGTATTTGCTGAACGCGGGTCCGTGAACGTCGTCGAGATTCCCACGGCGACGCAACTCGCCGCGTACACTGCGGCAGTCATCGCGAACGATCACGTTTCGCTTTCCGGCGGCCGTCCGCGTGATTCGACTCGCCTGGCCGCCACGCCGCGCGCCGTCCCCGAGTTGCCCGGCGATTCCTCCCTCATCAAGCACGTCGTCTACGTCATCAAGGAGAATCGAACGTACGATCAGATACTGGGCGATCTCGGTCGCGGCGACAGCGATAGCTCGCTCGTCATCTACGGCCGCGACGTAACGCCCAATCAGCACGCCCTCGCCGAGCAATTCGTCGTGCTCGACCGCATGTTCGCTAGCGGCGGGAACTCGGCCGACGGACACAACTGGCTGACGCAGGCCAACGAGACCGAGTACGCGATGTGGCCGCTCTATCTCGGACGGAGCTATCCGTCGGAGGGAACGGACCCCCTGGTGTACTCGTCAGGCGGATTTCTCTGGGAATCGGCACAGTCAAAGGGGAAGACCGTGAGCGTCTTTGGCGAGTACGCACCGTCGGCCTCGGACTCGATTCCAGCCGTGCGCTCGTCGCTGATGGCAGAGTATCAGGCCAATCAGCAGCGAGGCAGCGGCTACTTCCGCGATCTGTTGCGCAAGCGGTACGACACGCACTCGGACATCCCCTCGCTCGACAAAATCCTGGTGCGCGAGTATCCAGGCTGGACGCAGGAGGTGCCGGACGTCGTCAAGGCCGAGGTGATTCTCGATCATCTGCGCGAGTGGGAAAGCGAGCGCACGATGCCGGATCTCGTGATGGTGATCCTGCCGAGCGATCACACCGTCGGTACGTCGCCGGGATGGTGCGTGCCGCGCGCGTGCGTCGCCGACAACGATCTCGCGTTAGGCAAGATCGTCGACGGATTGACGCATTCGTCTTTCTGGAAGGACATGGCGATTCTCGTGATCGAGGACGACGCGCAGAACGGGGTCGATCACGTCGACGGACACCGAACGACCGCGTTCGCCATCTCCCCGTACGTCCGTCGCGGCTCGGTCGATCACACTTTCTATAATCAGCCGAGCATGGTGAAGACGATCGAGCTGATGCTGGGTCTACCGGCGTTGAGCTTGTTCGATCTCGTCGCGACCGACATGCGAGCGAGCTTCATCCGCCCAGGCGAGCAGCCTAACTACGCGCCGTTCACGGCCGTGCCGGCGAGTCAGGCGCTCGATCAGGTCAACGCGCGGGTGAGCGGTATTCGTGGCGCCGACGCCGCCGCGCGACGTGGTGCGGCGCTCGCGTCGCTGCGCATGCGCTTCGACGGTCCGGACGAGGCACCCTCGGACGCGCTCAACCGCATTCTGTGGCACGACGCGCGTGGCTGGAACGCGCCGTATCCAGCCGTGCGACAGTCGTTGTTCTTCCCGATGTCGCGCGATATCGCGGATGACGATCGCGAGGAGTCACGCGGGCAGACGGTGAAGCGCGATCGTTAG
- a CDS encoding C40 family peptidase, whose product MRKIIHENDYTLASVLRLFIARLQRLDKMTRTRSLLLVGAAAFAALPIPTLLSAQGPMMFEGFAARKQQTVDPVFGGAGFTGYTGIFGLRLSGGMNLGRGEGSDETATYQYTQCSAGPCQTKTISGSYRSEPGLHLNAWTADADVLVEPFRRVPVIKSLLLGFSPYGFFGVGGYGFRPNGGADTSIATLNYGVGAHHNLLGWLGVGVEARYRRPFHSDSALTFGTPRNWEYRLGLTASFGGGQPFHRTFRPEPPRPVVERIYIAPEAPPRRYIVESKSLDSRFASRILSTADEYVGTKFRSGGTSPHSGFDGAGFVNWVYWREGVRLPRTARRMAELGDPVSTRAGALRPGDLLFFANDGYNINHVGIYVGGDRFVHSSSTGNGVRYDVLGDGDRGRWFAGHLVQARRITGNERFSDSYYDDDPSAPDRAPRANRWPW is encoded by the coding sequence ATGCGAAAGATCATTCACGAAAATGATTACACGTTGGCATCCGTTCTGCGGCTCTTCATCGCCAGACTCCAGCGGTTGGACAAAATGACTCGGACGCGCTCACTTCTCTTGGTCGGCGCCGCCGCCTTCGCTGCCCTGCCCATACCGACACTCCTGTCGGCGCAGGGACCGATGATGTTCGAAGGCTTCGCGGCGCGAAAACAGCAAACCGTCGATCCAGTCTTCGGCGGCGCCGGATTCACCGGCTACACTGGCATTTTCGGGCTAAGACTTAGCGGTGGCATGAATCTGGGCCGCGGCGAAGGCTCGGACGAAACAGCGACTTATCAGTACACGCAGTGCAGTGCCGGCCCGTGCCAGACCAAGACGATTAGCGGCAGCTATCGGAGCGAACCCGGTCTGCACCTCAACGCCTGGACAGCCGATGCCGACGTGCTCGTCGAGCCGTTCCGTCGCGTTCCCGTCATCAAGTCGCTGCTGCTCGGCTTCTCGCCATACGGATTCTTCGGCGTCGGCGGGTACGGCTTCCGTCCCAACGGTGGGGCTGACACTTCGATCGCGACCCTCAACTACGGTGTTGGCGCACACCACAACCTGCTCGGTTGGCTCGGCGTTGGCGTCGAAGCGCGCTATCGCCGGCCGTTCCACAGCGATTCGGCGCTCACGTTCGGTACGCCGCGCAACTGGGAATACCGCCTTGGCCTAACGGCGAGCTTTGGCGGCGGCCAGCCATTCCACCGTACGTTCCGACCGGAACCGCCGCGCCCCGTCGTCGAACGCATCTACATCGCACCCGAAGCGCCGCCGCGGCGCTACATCGTCGAGTCGAAGTCGCTGGATTCGCGGTTTGCGTCGCGCATTCTCTCGACCGCCGATGAATACGTCGGAACGAAGTTCCGCAGCGGCGGCACGAGCCCGCACAGTGGATTCGACGGCGCCGGCTTCGTGAATTGGGTGTACTGGCGCGAAGGCGTGCGTCTGCCGCGGACGGCGCGTCGGATGGCCGAACTTGGCGATCCGGTGTCGACGCGAGCTGGAGCGCTACGTCCAGGTGACCTGCTGTTCTTCGCCAATGACGGATACAACATCAACCACGTAGGCATTTACGTGGGCGGCGATCGCTTCGTTCACTCGTCGTCGACGGGAAATGGCGTCCGCTACGATGTGCTCGGCGATGGTGATCGCGGCCGCTGGTTCGCCGGGCATCTCGTGCAAGCACGACGCATCACCGGGAACGAGCGCTTCTCCGACTCGTATTACGACGACGATCCCAGCGCGCCGGATCGTGCACCGCGCGCGAATCGCTGGCCCTGGTAA